Proteins from one Danaus plexippus chromosome 18 unlocalized genomic scaffold, MEX_DaPlex mxdp_20, whole genome shotgun sequence genomic window:
- the LOC133320356 gene encoding uncharacterized protein LOC133320356 isoform X2 gives MPRRRRPDLGRRSQSNVRRATSRANRTDDQRQTDQENSRIAMSELRSLVSDNVGDRLRMQRVRAHQTQQQQARHNEIERMRRRSAPVILERAAFHYDSAIDYCADKSVTIGEMKTICKYCKALKYTGESTGLCCAEGKVKLPQLVPPPDPLRSLVSGIGNDSKHFLTNIQKYNNCFQMTSFGATHIIQDNFMPTFKIQGQIYHLLGTLLPLPDADHQFLQIYFMGNSDVEINNRCAHNPTVKRTIVQQLQMFLHQYNNLVNMFKIALDRMPSDSHNIIIRADKTPAGEHTRRFNSPTIDEVAVVIVGENLQSRDIVLHRRNSNLKRVSETHRSYDALQYPLIFWQGEDGYHFNIKMVNQVTGAETNKKFAVDMYVKIETERLTYIRLNQQRLRSEEYIHLRDAINADGNVNNVGRMTILPATYIGSPRHMHEYAQDAMSYVRHYGRPDLFVTFTCNPKWSEIEKELLHSQTPVDRHDITARVFKQKLKSLMNFLIKHCVYGRVRCWMYSVEWQKRGLPHAHILVWLVDKIRPDEIDSIISAEIPDEIVDPKLHAVVTKHMIHGPCGHFNYNSPCMVDGRCSKRYPRDLLAETITGNDGYPLYRRRSVADSGRSVVVKVRGQNVDVDNRWIVPYSPILSKAFETHINVEYCNSVKSIKYICKYVNKGSDMAVFGVTNANDEISQYQMGRYVSSNEAIWRIFSFAIHERHPTVVHLAVHLENGQRVYFTESNAADRAAHPPSTTLTSFFTVCQTDDFARTLLYADMPRYYTWNASSKSFQRRKQGTPVEGHPNVFASDALGRIYTVHPNNDECYYLRLLLVNVRGPTSFKQLRTVNGQLCATYHEACQLLHLLENDSHWDDTLKDSVISSSPHQIRTLFAIIISTCFPSNPKDLWVKYRDDMSEDVLHRVRRQTLNPTLQMTEEIYNDTLIMIEDMCLLMANKVLSCLGMTAPNRHMHDALNHELQREHQYDIEALAETVRTNVPQLNQQQRIAYDTLIEAVNSGSGGIYFLDAPGGTGKTFLISLLLARIRSRNDVALALASSGIAATLLEGGRTAHSALKLPLNMQITETPICNIAKNSAMAKILQVCKLIVWDECTMAHKRSLEALDRTLKDLRDNQNIFGGAMILLSGDFRQTLPVIPRSTVADELNACLKSSNLWQYVKTLHLTTNMRVFLQQDETANVFAKQLLDIGNNKVAVDTSTGFITLPIDFCHITDSKVELIQRVFPDIAQKFNNHNWLGERAILAAKNKDVEDLNATIQNFLPGQLVSFKSVDTVMNQDDVINYPTEFLNSLELPGLPPHNLQLKVGSVVIMLRNINQPRLCNGTRLAVKRLMNNVIEATIIKGKYKGEDVLIPRIPMIPMDLPFDFKRLQFPVRLAFAMSINKSQGQSLEVCGINLEFPCFAHGQLYVACSRVGKPSSLFIYAPQNKTKNIVYEKALN, from the exons ATGCCGAGGAGAAGACGACCTGACTTAGGTCGTCGTAGTCAATCAAATGTGCGAAGAGCTACCTCACGTGCTAACCGCACTGATGACCAGAGACAAACAGATCAAGAAAATAGTCGTATTGCTATGTCAGAATTGCGTTCTTTAGTGAGTGACAATGTAGGAGATAGGCTTAGAATGCAACGAGTTCGTGCACATCAAACACAACAACAGCAAGCTAGACATAATGAAATTGAGCGAATGCGCAGACGCAGTGCTCCTGTGATTCTTGAACGAGCTGCATTCCACTATGATTCGGCAATAGATTATTGTGCCGACAAATCGGTAACAATTGGggaaatgaaaacaatttgtaaatattgtaaggCGTTAAAATACACTGGTGAATCTACTGGATTATGTTGTGCTGAAGGCAAAGTAAAATTGCCACAATTGGTCCCACCACCAGATCCTTTACGCTCTTTAGTTTCTGGGATTGGAAATGATTCTAAGCACTTCTTGACCAACATTCAGAAATATAACAACTGTTTCCAGATGACATCATTTGGTGCTACACATATTATACAAGACAATTTCATGCCCACCTTCAag ataCAAGGACAAATTTATCACTTACTGGGAACTCTTTTACCACTACCTGATGCAGATCatcaatttttacaaatttattttatgggcAATTCAGATGTGGAAATTAATAATCGTTGTGCTCACAATCCAACAGTGAAGAGAACCATTGTCCAACAATTACAAATGTTTCTTCATCAGTATAACAATTTAGTAAACATGTTCAAAATAGCATTGGATCGGATGCCATCTGATagccataatattattattcgagCTGACAAAACACCTGCCGGTGAACACACAAGGAGGTTCAATTCACCTACTATTGATGAAGTGGCTGTTGTCATAGTGGGAGAAAATTTACAATCTAGAGATATTGTGCTTCATCGTCggaatagtaatttaaaacgtgTATCTGAAACACATAGGAGTTATGATGCACTACAATATCCTTTGATATTCTGGCAGGGGGAAGATGGAtaccattttaatatcaaaatggtAAATCAAGTAACAG GTGCTGAAACCAATAAAAAA TTTGCAGTTGATATGTATGTCAAAATTGAGACTGAACGATTGACATACATCCGTTTGAACCAACAACGGCTTCGGTCAGAGGAATACATCCATCTCCGCGATGCTATAAATGCTGATGGCAATGTGAATAATGTAGGAAGAATGACAATTTTGCCAGCTACTTATATAGGAAGCCCACGCCACATGCATGAATATGCTCAGGATGCTATGTCATATGTTAGGCATTATGGCCGCCCAGACTTATTTGTTACATTCACATGTAACCCAAAATGGTCCGAAATCGAGAAGGAATTACTACATAGCCAAACACCAGTTGATAGACATGACATAACTGCCagagtttttaaacaaaaattaaaatctctcatgaatttcttaataaagcaTTGTGTGTATGGCCGAGTCCGTTGTTGGATGTACTCTGTAGAATGGCAAAAGCGTGGATTGCCACATGCGCACATTTTAGTCTGGTTAGTGGACAAAATAAGGCCAGATGAGATTGATTCCATAATTTCAGCTGAAATCCCAGATGAAATAGTTGACCCAAAATTGCATGCAGTAGTTACCAAACACATGATACATGGACCTTGCGGACATTTCAACTACAATTCACCCTGTATGGTCGATGGTAGGTGTTCCAAGCGATACCCAAGAGACCTGCTTGCTGAAACCATAACGGGAAATGATGGATACCCATTGTATCGTCGGCGATCAGTTGCGGACAGTGGGCGATCGGTAGTTGTGAAGGTAAGAGGACAAAATGTTGATGTAGACAATCGTTGGATTGTGCCATACTCGCCAATATTGTCCAAAGCTTTTGAGACTCACATCAATGTGGAATATTGTAATTCTGTGAAGTCGATAaagtacatatgtaaatatgttaataaaggtAGTGATATGGCTGTCTTCGGTGTAACCAATGCAAATGATGAAATATCACAGTACCAGATGGGTCGCTATGTAAGTAGCAACGAAGCTATTTGgcgtatattttcatttgcgATCCATGAAAGACACCCTACAGTAGTCCATTTGGCAGTCCATTTAGAAAATGGTCAACGAGTTTATTTTACTGAATCTAACGCGGCAGACAGGGCGGCACATCCACCGTCGACAACATTAACAAGTTTCTTCACAGTCTGTCAAACTGATGATTTTGCTCGCACTTTGCTGTATGCTGACATGCCACGCTATTACACATGGAACGCATCATCGAAATCGTTTCAGCGTCGAAAACAAGGAACACCAGTTGAAGGACATCCAAATGTATTTGCTTCAGATGCTCTGGGTCGCATCTACACAGTACATCCAAATAACGatgaatgttattatttgcGGTTGTTGTTGGTGAATGTTCGTGGTCCGACATCGTTTAAACAACTGAGAACAGTTAATGGACAGCTGTGTGCGACTTACCATGAGGCATGTCAACTATTACATTTACTTGAGAACGATTCGCACTGGGATGATACGCTCAAGGATTCCGTAATATCTTCGTCGCCGCATCAAATTCGTACATTGTTTGCGATTATCATATCGACATGTTTCCCCTCGAATCCAAAAGATTTGTGGGTTAAGTATAGAGATGACATGTCTGAGGATGTTTTGCATCGTGTGCGCCGTCAAACTTTGAATCCTACACTACAAATGACTGAAGAAATTTACAATGACACATTGATCATGATAGAAGATATGTGTTTATTGATGGCAAATAAAGTATTGTCGTGTTTGGGAATGACAGCACCCAATCGTCATATGCACGATGCATTAAACCACGAGTTGCAAAGAGAACATCAGTACGACATTGAAGCATTGGCCGAAACAGTTCGTACAAATGTTCCACAATTAAATCAACAACAAAGAATTGCGTACGACACTTTGATAGAAGCTGTGAACAGTGGATCTGGTGGAATTTATTTCCTTGATGCTCCCGGAGGAACCGGaaaaacgtttttaatttcattgctTTTGGCGAGGATCAGATCGCGAAATGATGTTGCTCTAGCGTTGGCTTCATCTGGAATAGCTGCAACTCTGCTAGAAGGCGGGCGAACTGCACATTCTGCCTTGAAATTACCACTAAACATGCAAATCACCGAAACACCAATTTGCAACATCGCCAAAAATAGCGCAATGGCCAAGATCCTACAGGTATGCAAATTGATTGTTTGGGATGAATGCACAATGGCCCATAAAAGGTCACTGGAGGCACTGGACAGAACGTTGAAAGATCTTCGTGACAACCAAAATATTTTCGGTGGGGCCATGATTCTGTTGTCAGGTGATTTTCGTCAGACTCTTCCAGTTATTCCCCGATCAACTGTTGCTGATGAACTAAATGCATGCCTAAAATCATCAAATTTGTGGCAGTACGTAAAGACACTCCACTTAACAACTAACATGCGAGTATTTTTGCAACAAGATGAAACTGCAAATGTGTTTGCGAAGCAGTTGTTAGACAttggaaataataaagttgCAGTGGACACCTCGACCGGATTCATCACATTACCTATAGATTTCTGTCACATCACAGACTCAAAAGTGGAGCTTATTCAGCGAGTTTTCCCAGATATAGCGCAAAAGTTCAATAACCATAATTGGCTGGGTGAACGAGCAATATTAGCAGCGAAAAATAAAGATGTCGAGGATCTTAATGCGACAATTCAGAATTTTCTTCCAGGACAGTTGGTTTCCTTCAAATCAGTCGACACCGTAATGAACCAGGATGACGTAATCAACTATCCCACTGAGTTCTTAAATTCACTGGAATTGCCTGGATTACCACCTCACAATTTGCAGTTAAAAGTAGGATCAGTTGTCATCATGCTGCGTAACATTAATCAACCTCGACTATGCAATGGAACAAGACTGGCTGTGAAAAGACTGATGAATAACGTCATTGAGGCGACAATCATAAAAGGAAAATACAAAGGAGAGGATGTCTTGATCCCGCGGATACCGATGAttccaatggacttaccattCGATTTTAAACGTTTACAATTTCCAGTACGTCTGGCCTTTGCGATGAGCATAAATAAATCGCAAGGACAGTCGTTAGAAGTTTGTGGAATCAACTTGGAGTTTCCCTGTTTCGCGCATGGACAATTATACGTCGCGTGTTCGCGCGTCGGAAAACCGtcttctttgtttatttacgcaccacaaaacaaaacaaaaaatatagtttatgagaaagctttaaattaa
- the LOC133320356 gene encoding uncharacterized protein LOC133320356 isoform X1: protein MPRRRRPDLGRRSQSNVRRATSRANRTDDQRQTDQENSRIAMSELRSLVSDNVGDRLRMQRVRAHQTQQQQARHNEIERMRRRSAPVILERAAFHYDSAIDYCADKSVTIGEMKTICKYCKALKYTGESTGLCCAEGKVKLPQLVPPPDPLRSLVSGIGNDSKHFLTNIQKYNNCFQMTSFGATHIIQDNFMPTFKIQGQIYHLLGTLLPLPDADHQFLQIYFMGNSDVEINNRCAHNPTVKRTIVQQLQMFLHQYNNLVNMFKIALDRMPSDSHNIIIRADKTPAGEHTRRFNSPTIDEVAVVIVGENLQSRDIVLHRRNSNLKRVSETHRSYDALQYPLIFWQGEDGYHFNIKMVNQVTGAETNKKVSAMNFYSYRLMIRQGEVNHILMCQRLFHQFAVDMYVKIETERLTYIRLNQQRLRSEEYIHLRDAINADGNVNNVGRMTILPATYIGSPRHMHEYAQDAMSYVRHYGRPDLFVTFTCNPKWSEIEKELLHSQTPVDRHDITARVFKQKLKSLMNFLIKHCVYGRVRCWMYSVEWQKRGLPHAHILVWLVDKIRPDEIDSIISAEIPDEIVDPKLHAVVTKHMIHGPCGHFNYNSPCMVDGRCSKRYPRDLLAETITGNDGYPLYRRRSVADSGRSVVVKVRGQNVDVDNRWIVPYSPILSKAFETHINVEYCNSVKSIKYICKYVNKGSDMAVFGVTNANDEISQYQMGRYVSSNEAIWRIFSFAIHERHPTVVHLAVHLENGQRVYFTESNAADRAAHPPSTTLTSFFTVCQTDDFARTLLYADMPRYYTWNASSKSFQRRKQGTPVEGHPNVFASDALGRIYTVHPNNDECYYLRLLLVNVRGPTSFKQLRTVNGQLCATYHEACQLLHLLENDSHWDDTLKDSVISSSPHQIRTLFAIIISTCFPSNPKDLWVKYRDDMSEDVLHRVRRQTLNPTLQMTEEIYNDTLIMIEDMCLLMANKVLSCLGMTAPNRHMHDALNHELQREHQYDIEALAETVRTNVPQLNQQQRIAYDTLIEAVNSGSGGIYFLDAPGGTGKTFLISLLLARIRSRNDVALALASSGIAATLLEGGRTAHSALKLPLNMQITETPICNIAKNSAMAKILQVCKLIVWDECTMAHKRSLEALDRTLKDLRDNQNIFGGAMILLSGDFRQTLPVIPRSTVADELNACLKSSNLWQYVKTLHLTTNMRVFLQQDETANVFAKQLLDIGNNKVAVDTSTGFITLPIDFCHITDSKVELIQRVFPDIAQKFNNHNWLGERAILAAKNKDVEDLNATIQNFLPGQLVSFKSVDTVMNQDDVINYPTEFLNSLELPGLPPHNLQLKVGSVVIMLRNINQPRLCNGTRLAVKRLMNNVIEATIIKGKYKGEDVLIPRIPMIPMDLPFDFKRLQFPVRLAFAMSINKSQGQSLEVCGINLEFPCFAHGQLYVACSRVGKPSSLFIYAPQNKTKNIVYEKALN, encoded by the exons ATGCCGAGGAGAAGACGACCTGACTTAGGTCGTCGTAGTCAATCAAATGTGCGAAGAGCTACCTCACGTGCTAACCGCACTGATGACCAGAGACAAACAGATCAAGAAAATAGTCGTATTGCTATGTCAGAATTGCGTTCTTTAGTGAGTGACAATGTAGGAGATAGGCTTAGAATGCAACGAGTTCGTGCACATCAAACACAACAACAGCAAGCTAGACATAATGAAATTGAGCGAATGCGCAGACGCAGTGCTCCTGTGATTCTTGAACGAGCTGCATTCCACTATGATTCGGCAATAGATTATTGTGCCGACAAATCGGTAACAATTGGggaaatgaaaacaatttgtaaatattgtaaggCGTTAAAATACACTGGTGAATCTACTGGATTATGTTGTGCTGAAGGCAAAGTAAAATTGCCACAATTGGTCCCACCACCAGATCCTTTACGCTCTTTAGTTTCTGGGATTGGAAATGATTCTAAGCACTTCTTGACCAACATTCAGAAATATAACAACTGTTTCCAGATGACATCATTTGGTGCTACACATATTATACAAGACAATTTCATGCCCACCTTCAag ataCAAGGACAAATTTATCACTTACTGGGAACTCTTTTACCACTACCTGATGCAGATCatcaatttttacaaatttattttatgggcAATTCAGATGTGGAAATTAATAATCGTTGTGCTCACAATCCAACAGTGAAGAGAACCATTGTCCAACAATTACAAATGTTTCTTCATCAGTATAACAATTTAGTAAACATGTTCAAAATAGCATTGGATCGGATGCCATCTGATagccataatattattattcgagCTGACAAAACACCTGCCGGTGAACACACAAGGAGGTTCAATTCACCTACTATTGATGAAGTGGCTGTTGTCATAGTGGGAGAAAATTTACAATCTAGAGATATTGTGCTTCATCGTCggaatagtaatttaaaacgtgTATCTGAAACACATAGGAGTTATGATGCACTACAATATCCTTTGATATTCTGGCAGGGGGAAGATGGAtaccattttaatatcaaaatggtAAATCAAGTAACAG GTGCTGAAACCAATAAAAAAGTTAGTGCTATGAATTTCTATTCATACAGACTCATGATCCGTCAAGGTGaagtaaatcatattttgatgTGTCAACGACTTTTTCATCAGTTTGCAGTTGATATGTATGTCAAAATTGAGACTGAACGATTGACATACATCCGTTTGAACCAACAACGGCTTCGGTCAGAGGAATACATCCATCTCCGCGATGCTATAAATGCTGATGGCAATGTGAATAATGTAGGAAGAATGACAATTTTGCCAGCTACTTATATAGGAAGCCCACGCCACATGCATGAATATGCTCAGGATGCTATGTCATATGTTAGGCATTATGGCCGCCCAGACTTATTTGTTACATTCACATGTAACCCAAAATGGTCCGAAATCGAGAAGGAATTACTACATAGCCAAACACCAGTTGATAGACATGACATAACTGCCagagtttttaaacaaaaattaaaatctctcatgaatttcttaataaagcaTTGTGTGTATGGCCGAGTCCGTTGTTGGATGTACTCTGTAGAATGGCAAAAGCGTGGATTGCCACATGCGCACATTTTAGTCTGGTTAGTGGACAAAATAAGGCCAGATGAGATTGATTCCATAATTTCAGCTGAAATCCCAGATGAAATAGTTGACCCAAAATTGCATGCAGTAGTTACCAAACACATGATACATGGACCTTGCGGACATTTCAACTACAATTCACCCTGTATGGTCGATGGTAGGTGTTCCAAGCGATACCCAAGAGACCTGCTTGCTGAAACCATAACGGGAAATGATGGATACCCATTGTATCGTCGGCGATCAGTTGCGGACAGTGGGCGATCGGTAGTTGTGAAGGTAAGAGGACAAAATGTTGATGTAGACAATCGTTGGATTGTGCCATACTCGCCAATATTGTCCAAAGCTTTTGAGACTCACATCAATGTGGAATATTGTAATTCTGTGAAGTCGATAaagtacatatgtaaatatgttaataaaggtAGTGATATGGCTGTCTTCGGTGTAACCAATGCAAATGATGAAATATCACAGTACCAGATGGGTCGCTATGTAAGTAGCAACGAAGCTATTTGgcgtatattttcatttgcgATCCATGAAAGACACCCTACAGTAGTCCATTTGGCAGTCCATTTAGAAAATGGTCAACGAGTTTATTTTACTGAATCTAACGCGGCAGACAGGGCGGCACATCCACCGTCGACAACATTAACAAGTTTCTTCACAGTCTGTCAAACTGATGATTTTGCTCGCACTTTGCTGTATGCTGACATGCCACGCTATTACACATGGAACGCATCATCGAAATCGTTTCAGCGTCGAAAACAAGGAACACCAGTTGAAGGACATCCAAATGTATTTGCTTCAGATGCTCTGGGTCGCATCTACACAGTACATCCAAATAACGatgaatgttattatttgcGGTTGTTGTTGGTGAATGTTCGTGGTCCGACATCGTTTAAACAACTGAGAACAGTTAATGGACAGCTGTGTGCGACTTACCATGAGGCATGTCAACTATTACATTTACTTGAGAACGATTCGCACTGGGATGATACGCTCAAGGATTCCGTAATATCTTCGTCGCCGCATCAAATTCGTACATTGTTTGCGATTATCATATCGACATGTTTCCCCTCGAATCCAAAAGATTTGTGGGTTAAGTATAGAGATGACATGTCTGAGGATGTTTTGCATCGTGTGCGCCGTCAAACTTTGAATCCTACACTACAAATGACTGAAGAAATTTACAATGACACATTGATCATGATAGAAGATATGTGTTTATTGATGGCAAATAAAGTATTGTCGTGTTTGGGAATGACAGCACCCAATCGTCATATGCACGATGCATTAAACCACGAGTTGCAAAGAGAACATCAGTACGACATTGAAGCATTGGCCGAAACAGTTCGTACAAATGTTCCACAATTAAATCAACAACAAAGAATTGCGTACGACACTTTGATAGAAGCTGTGAACAGTGGATCTGGTGGAATTTATTTCCTTGATGCTCCCGGAGGAACCGGaaaaacgtttttaatttcattgctTTTGGCGAGGATCAGATCGCGAAATGATGTTGCTCTAGCGTTGGCTTCATCTGGAATAGCTGCAACTCTGCTAGAAGGCGGGCGAACTGCACATTCTGCCTTGAAATTACCACTAAACATGCAAATCACCGAAACACCAATTTGCAACATCGCCAAAAATAGCGCAATGGCCAAGATCCTACAGGTATGCAAATTGATTGTTTGGGATGAATGCACAATGGCCCATAAAAGGTCACTGGAGGCACTGGACAGAACGTTGAAAGATCTTCGTGACAACCAAAATATTTTCGGTGGGGCCATGATTCTGTTGTCAGGTGATTTTCGTCAGACTCTTCCAGTTATTCCCCGATCAACTGTTGCTGATGAACTAAATGCATGCCTAAAATCATCAAATTTGTGGCAGTACGTAAAGACACTCCACTTAACAACTAACATGCGAGTATTTTTGCAACAAGATGAAACTGCAAATGTGTTTGCGAAGCAGTTGTTAGACAttggaaataataaagttgCAGTGGACACCTCGACCGGATTCATCACATTACCTATAGATTTCTGTCACATCACAGACTCAAAAGTGGAGCTTATTCAGCGAGTTTTCCCAGATATAGCGCAAAAGTTCAATAACCATAATTGGCTGGGTGAACGAGCAATATTAGCAGCGAAAAATAAAGATGTCGAGGATCTTAATGCGACAATTCAGAATTTTCTTCCAGGACAGTTGGTTTCCTTCAAATCAGTCGACACCGTAATGAACCAGGATGACGTAATCAACTATCCCACTGAGTTCTTAAATTCACTGGAATTGCCTGGATTACCACCTCACAATTTGCAGTTAAAAGTAGGATCAGTTGTCATCATGCTGCGTAACATTAATCAACCTCGACTATGCAATGGAACAAGACTGGCTGTGAAAAGACTGATGAATAACGTCATTGAGGCGACAATCATAAAAGGAAAATACAAAGGAGAGGATGTCTTGATCCCGCGGATACCGATGAttccaatggacttaccattCGATTTTAAACGTTTACAATTTCCAGTACGTCTGGCCTTTGCGATGAGCATAAATAAATCGCAAGGACAGTCGTTAGAAGTTTGTGGAATCAACTTGGAGTTTCCCTGTTTCGCGCATGGACAATTATACGTCGCGTGTTCGCGCGTCGGAAAACCGtcttctttgtttatttacgcaccacaaaacaaaacaaaaaatatagtttatgagaaagctttaaattaa